From Streptomyces chrestomyceticus JCM 4735, one genomic window encodes:
- a CDS encoding SDR family oxidoreductase — MERCLVTGASGYIGGRLVPELLAAGYPVRCLARTPGKLRDHPWSEQVETVRGDVTDAESLTAALEGVGVAYYLVHALGSGKDFEDTDRRAARTFAECARKAGVRRIVYLGGPVPRGVDRRKLSPHLRSRDEVGRILLESGVPTAVLRAAVIMGSGSASFEMLRYLTERLPVMVTPSWVRTRIQPLAVRDVLHYLVGCAALPESVSRGFDVGGPDVLTYRQMMQRYARVAALPRRLIVPVPVLTPGLSSHWVGLVTPVPAGIARPLAESLRHEAVAEEHDIARYVPDPPGGLTGFDRAVELALRRVREARVATRWSSASVPGAPSDPLPTDPDWAGGSLYTDRRARRVDASPEALWDVIEGIGGENGWYSFPLGWTLRGWLDRLAGGVGLRRGRRDAERLRAGDSLDFWRVEEIYRGRLLRLRAEMRLPGLAWLELKVGRDRAGRTVYLQRAVFHPHGLAGHAYWWSVAPFHSVVFGGMARNIATAARERDASAGRAQGVAGGAA, encoded by the coding sequence GTGGAACGGTGTCTGGTGACCGGGGCGAGCGGGTACATCGGCGGGCGGCTGGTGCCGGAGCTGCTGGCCGCGGGGTACCCGGTGCGGTGTCTGGCGCGTACGCCGGGGAAGCTGCGGGATCACCCCTGGTCGGAGCAGGTGGAGACGGTACGGGGCGACGTCACGGACGCGGAGTCGCTCACGGCGGCGCTGGAAGGTGTCGGGGTCGCCTATTACCTGGTGCACGCGCTGGGCTCGGGCAAGGATTTCGAGGACACCGACCGCCGGGCGGCCCGTACGTTCGCCGAATGCGCGCGGAAGGCCGGCGTGCGGCGGATCGTCTATCTGGGCGGCCCGGTGCCGAGGGGTGTCGACCGGCGCAAGCTCTCGCCGCATCTGCGGTCGCGGGACGAGGTGGGGCGCATCCTGCTGGAGTCCGGGGTGCCGACCGCGGTGCTGCGGGCCGCCGTGATCATGGGGTCGGGCTCGGCGTCCTTCGAGATGCTGCGATACCTGACCGAGCGGCTGCCGGTCATGGTGACGCCGAGCTGGGTGCGTACCCGTATCCAGCCGCTGGCGGTCCGGGACGTGCTGCACTACCTGGTGGGCTGCGCGGCGCTGCCGGAGTCGGTGAGCCGGGGCTTCGACGTCGGCGGCCCGGACGTACTGACGTACCGGCAGATGATGCAACGCTACGCGCGGGTCGCGGCGCTCCCCCGCCGTCTGATCGTGCCGGTGCCGGTGCTGACGCCGGGGCTCTCCAGTCACTGGGTGGGGCTGGTGACGCCCGTACCGGCGGGGATCGCGCGTCCGCTGGCGGAGTCGCTGCGCCACGAGGCCGTGGCCGAGGAGCACGACATCGCGCGGTACGTACCGGACCCGCCCGGCGGGCTGACCGGCTTCGACCGTGCGGTGGAGCTGGCGCTGCGCCGGGTACGGGAGGCACGGGTCGCCACCCGCTGGTCGTCGGCCTCGGTGCCCGGGGCCCCCAGCGACCCGCTGCCGACCGACCCGGACTGGGCGGGCGGCAGTCTCTACACCGACCGCAGGGCACGCCGGGTGGACGCCTCGCCCGAGGCGCTGTGGGACGTCATCGAGGGCATCGGCGGGGAGAACGGCTGGTACTCCTTCCCGCTCGGCTGGACGTTGCGGGGGTGGCTGGACCGGCTGGCGGGCGGTGTCGGGCTGCGCCGGGGGCGGCGGGACGCGGAGCGGCTGCGGGCCGGTGACTCGCTCGATTTCTGGCGGGTCGAGGAGATCTACCGGGGTCGGCTGCTGCGGCTGCGCGCCGAGATGCGGCTGCCGGGGCTGGCGTGGCTGGAGCTCAAGGTGGGACGGGACCGGGCGGGCCGTACGGTCTATCTCCAGCGGGCGGTGTTCCATCCGCACGGGCTGGCGGGCCATGCGTACTGGTGGAGTGTCGCGCCGTTCCACTCGGTGGTGTTCGGCGGGATGGCGCGCAACATCGCCACCGCGGCGCGCGAGCGGGACGCGTCGGCGGGACGGGCGCAGGGGGTGGCGGGAGGAGCGGCGTAG
- a CDS encoding DNRLRE domain-containing protein, with protein MPTSRSLTGWKPSGPWYPVLVCGVVGGLAVPSAWAAGSDAHDTKPRSSAAQQAEFRRASEQAASSGRRVEVRSQRTDTVRVYANPSGTYTTEQSLPEARAPRGPVGLWTSVNKKYPSTSYWAKTGDVARVGHENETGGTWRSFITMGTKDLQRTGTIKSAAFEIKNTYSWSCAKRPVQLWDTGRAYKSTTWNEQPKWYKLLATVTDAKGHSARECPAGVLAFDVTDNAKAAKANKWPDMTLGLRAANENDTYAWKKFAPSTAKLAVTWSKG; from the coding sequence ATGCCCACATCCCGTTCCCTCACCGGCTGGAAGCCGTCCGGCCCGTGGTATCCCGTCCTGGTCTGCGGCGTCGTCGGCGGCCTGGCCGTCCCCTCCGCCTGGGCCGCGGGTTCCGACGCCCACGACACGAAGCCGCGGTCGTCCGCGGCCCAGCAGGCGGAGTTCCGGCGGGCCTCCGAGCAGGCCGCCTCTTCCGGCCGGCGGGTGGAGGTGCGGTCGCAGCGCACCGACACCGTGCGGGTGTACGCCAACCCGTCCGGCACGTACACCACCGAGCAGAGCCTGCCCGAGGCGCGCGCTCCCAGGGGGCCGGTGGGCCTGTGGACCAGCGTCAACAAGAAGTATCCGAGTACGTCCTACTGGGCGAAGACCGGGGACGTCGCCCGCGTCGGCCACGAGAACGAGACGGGCGGGACCTGGCGCTCGTTCATCACCATGGGCACCAAGGACCTGCAGCGGACCGGGACGATCAAGAGCGCCGCGTTCGAGATCAAGAACACCTACTCCTGGTCGTGCGCCAAGCGGCCCGTGCAGCTCTGGGACACCGGCCGCGCCTACAAGAGCACGACGTGGAATGAGCAGCCGAAGTGGTACAAGCTGCTGGCCACCGTCACCGACGCCAAGGGCCACAGCGCCAGGGAGTGCCCGGCCGGCGTGCTGGCGTTCGACGTCACGGACAACGCCAAGGCGGCGAAGGCCAACAAGTGGCCGGACATGACCCTGGGGCTGCGGGCCGCGAACGAGAACGACACCTACGCGTGGAAGAAGTTCGCCCCGAGCACGGCGAAGCTGGCCGTCACCTGGTCCAAGGGCTGA
- a CDS encoding DNRLRE domain-containing protein: protein MPTSRSLTGRKRSRSGYALLACGLVGGLAAPAAVAASPGTQTGHTGMSVSKQRQPGPAAPRGRVGLWTSVNQAHPNRVYHGQTDDIARVGKRDLRNNRELNGVWRSFITMGSQDLHRPGTIRKAELRVRNATSQSCAPYNVEVWDTGRVYPSTTWDRQPRWYRLLGWVSPAPRPCQNRTLSFDVTASARAAQHNRWPSMTLGLKSTNERSSDAYKTFTPSTARLVVHWN from the coding sequence ATGCCCACATCCCGTTCACTCACCGGCCGGAAGCGTTCCCGGTCGGGATACGCCCTGCTGGCCTGCGGTCTCGTCGGCGGCCTCGCCGCCCCGGCGGCCGTCGCCGCGAGCCCCGGCACGCAGACCGGGCACACCGGCATGTCGGTCAGCAAGCAGCGGCAGCCCGGCCCGGCCGCTCCCAGGGGCCGCGTGGGCCTGTGGACGAGCGTCAACCAGGCCCACCCGAACAGGGTCTACCACGGTCAGACGGACGACATCGCGCGCGTCGGCAAGCGGGACCTCAGGAACAATCGCGAGCTGAACGGTGTGTGGCGCTCGTTCATCACGATGGGCAGCCAGGACCTGCACCGGCCCGGCACGATCCGGAAGGCCGAACTCCGCGTCAGGAACGCCACGTCCCAGTCGTGCGCCCCCTACAACGTCGAGGTCTGGGACACCGGACGGGTCTACCCGTCCACGACGTGGGACCGGCAGCCGCGGTGGTACCGGCTGCTGGGCTGGGTCTCGCCCGCGCCGCGGCCCTGCCAGAACCGCACCCTGTCCTTCGACGTCACGGCGAGCGCCCGGGCGGCCCAGCACAACCGGTGGCCGAGCATGACCCTGGGGCTGAAGTCGACGAACGAGCGGAGCTCGGACGCGTACAAGACCTTCACCCCGTCCACGGCCAGACTGGTCGTGCACTGGAACTAG